DNA sequence from the Lysinibacillus sp. OF-1 genome:
ATAGTGAGCCTTTGTTAATCGTCCTAATTGGCAAAACCACTTGTTGTTTTAGACTAGCATTATTGCTCCAGTCCATTGTCAGGAAGATTATCCATCCATTCTAAATTTAGTATATAATTTTTCTTAACAAGGAGGGAGAAATGAATGAAAGCTATTGTGATCCATGAGTTTGGTGAGGCAGAAGTTTTAAACTATATAGACTGTTCAGAGCCTACTTTGACTAAAGGCGAAGTCCTAATACGCACAACTTATACGAGTGTGAACTATGCAGATATTAAAAACCGCACAGGCAATAAAGCTAAAGCCAATTTCCCAATGATTCTTGGCTTAGATGTTGCAGGTGTTGTAGAAGAGGTCTTCGATGATAACAGTAACTTTCAAAAGGGCGACCAAGTCATCGCATTCCCTAAAAATGGAGCTTATGCAGAATTTGTTGTAGCTAAGGAACAGCTGGTTTTTAAAATTCCTAGTGATGTACCAATTGACAAGGTAGCAGATGTACCGACGGTTTCATTTTTGGCGTATATGCTAACACATCAAATAGCAGCTATTGGTCAGCATGATGCCGTCTTGATACATGCTGCTTCCGGTGGAGTAGGGACAATGCTCATCCAAATGGCAAAAAAGCTAGGGGCAAAGCAGATTATTGGGACTGTGAGTAATTTAGAGAAAGCTCCAATCGTGTATCAGCTTGGTGCAAATCATGTTCTCACATATGATCAATTCAGTACACAAGTGCATGAACTAACGGAGGGACATGGTGTTGATATTGTATTTGATTCGATAGCAGGTGCTATAACAGAGGAAAGTTTGAATTGTTTAGCGCCTTATGGCACTCTTGTACAATTCGGCAATAGTGGAGGTAGAGCTGGTAATATTAAAACATCAGATTTACATAGTAGCTGCCGTACTATAAAAGGCTTCAGCTTAGGCACGACTAGAGCTTCAAAGCCAGAAATGTTGCAACAGGTTGCACAGGCTATTTTTTCTTTAATAAAAGAAGATGGCTTTCAGGTCCCCATTGCTAAAATTTTTGCCTTAGAAGAAATGAAAAAGGCACATGAATTGATGGAAAGCCGCAAGCATCAAGGGAAAATTCTTATTAAAATATAAAAATACAAAAAGATGACACGTCAATAATAGTGCCATCTTTCCATTTCTATTAATGTTCTAATTCATTTAGTTTTTCATATATACGTCTTTTTCGGTAAAGCATCATGCCCGTTTCAGCGACATCCTGAATCATTCCTTTATTGGCATAGGCTCCAAAGACCATTCCAGCAATAGGAATCATTTGAAACAGCTTTTTCCAGCCAAGCTGATCTCGATAGGTGTAAAATACTTCCTGCCATCCTTGGAGCTGTGAAATCATATTATCAGAAGCCTTTTTCGAGCTATTCATAGTTGAAAGTTCCTGCAAAATG
Encoded proteins:
- a CDS encoding quinone oxidoreductase family protein — translated: MKAIVIHEFGEAEVLNYIDCSEPTLTKGEVLIRTTYTSVNYADIKNRTGNKAKANFPMILGLDVAGVVEEVFDDNSNFQKGDQVIAFPKNGAYAEFVVAKEQLVFKIPSDVPIDKVADVPTVSFLAYMLTHQIAAIGQHDAVLIHAASGGVGTMLIQMAKKLGAKQIIGTVSNLEKAPIVYQLGANHVLTYDQFSTQVHELTEGHGVDIVFDSIAGAITEESLNCLAPYGTLVQFGNSGGRAGNIKTSDLHSSCRTIKGFSLGTTRASKPEMLQQVAQAIFSLIKEDGFQVPIAKIFALEEMKKAHELMESRKHQGKILIKI